ATCTAAACCCCTTCTTAgttatcctctctctctctctctctctctctctctccttgtcCTCCTCCGTGGTCATCATCTTTGCCGGCATCTGAATATCCTCTGAATATCCTCGGTGATTAAGGGCATCCAGTAAGTACATAAATCAGCTCTCTTGCGGCGGCAAATTAAGAGCATCAATGGACAGAAGGTTCAACATCAACCCTCTGATCACTGAGCAAGAAGAAAATGACAATAGTGCTCAGGAAAGCGGTCCAGAATCACCTCCTTCTAACGATATGAAGATGCCCTCTACTTCCTCTACCAAACGAAGGTACTTAATTAATCTTTACATATCCCATTCATTAGAATTATTCAGAAGAATTTTGCAGAGTTTGAGATCATGGTGTATGTGTGCTTGgttggagagagagaaagagaggaagaaatgGCATGTCCATGGTTGTTTTATAAGCATGCACGTGCCGAAAACGAAATATTTGACCTAATGGTGTTTGTCTCAGTAAGAAGGCCATGCAAAAAAGAGTTGTGACAGCGCCAATCAAGGACTTAGAAGGCTCAAGGCTGAAGGGCGAAAATGCTTCACCGCCGTCTGATTCTTGGGCTTGGAGAAAGTATGGCCAAAAGCCAATCAAAGGCTCACCTTACCCCAGGTAACCCTTCCCTCTTCTTCCAACTCCGATCACACacatctttcctttttctttcattgaaGTGTAtcttgtttaaattaatttggacTGATTCTTTCTGTTCCAGAAGAAATAATGAATGAAAACTCCTCGTAAAAAACTTATGGCGACGGAGATTATGCTTCCAGGGCATTTCTTTACTGTAAATATATGTGATTAGTTGCAGAATTATGCAAATATATTTGATCAATatctttcaaatataaaaattgaactcTCTACAAATCCGTTCTCTGGCGGCAGTTTCTTCGTTGCCATAGATAATAAGTGGCGAGTTTTTTTCCATCGCCACAGATCATGCAAGCATGGTCATGTAAATCAAGACATTGCCCAGACTGCTTTctgattttgagttttattttttaatgcgtttaattatatatcaaatgcatatatatatatatataaaagatgatTATAACAACATGtaatcttctcttctttctttgtttttttttttttcaagaacatgatagataaaaaatgttGATCAAGAATTTCAAGATATTGATAAGGTACttcttgttttatgttttattgtCTACAGAGGCTACTATAGGTGTAGTAGCTCGAAGGGCTGTCCAGCTAGAAAACAAGTAGAGAGGAGTAAAGTGGACCCAAGAATGCTGGTTATCACCTACTCCTGTGAACACAACCACCCTTCGCCACCTCCTTCTAGATCCAACAACCATCATAAGAACCACCATAACTCCTCCTCTCCAAAACACAACACTAGTACCAAACCCGAAGGCTCCACAACCCAACCTGATAACACAGAACCCGAGTACGAAGAAAAGTTCACGGATCTTGGAAACGACGGGTCACTCATATCTACAACTTCAGATGAATTTTCATGGTTTGGTGAAATCGAGACAACCTCTTCAACTATACTTGAGACACCTTTTTTTGCCGAGGGAGAGGCGGATGCTGACATGGCATCAATGTTTTTTCCGATGGGAGATGAGGATGAGTCGTTGTTTGCCGATCTTGGAGAGTTGCCGGAGTGCTCGTCGGTGTTCAGGCATCAGCGTAGTGGTGTTGGACCACAGGTTCAGATCTGCTGACGGCACGTCGTTTATTAACGTGTTATAAAATTGAAAGGTGTGTGTTTGATAGCACCACGAGATAACAAagaaacaatcttttttttctttttctttttaatattcttcTTTGCCTTGGATTTCAGTGTAGTAAGTGAATAAAACTCCAATTCTGAAATCCGTCACGATCCACTTGTAATTAACTAAGCATAATATGCCTTCTCAGAAtggattttcattaatttacccaaaaaaacaaatgctagCTGTCCCAATTAACAGTTTCGTTGATAACTAGGTAACCATTCATTCTTTatcatttggattttttttttgtttttcctactGTCTTTCTCTTGCATTATCATAAATTATTAGACAatgtttttactaaaattaagttTATCACATTACAataattctttatttctttttcaaatcttgTCATCaaaccccctttttttttattacagtattttatgaaaaaattcatgatcaatttcttaaaaatttctaaggaaagaaaaaattaaaaaaaaaaaaaaaaaaagagagagaaccaaagtgtaaaataagaagaaattatATGGCTAATATCAAACTCACGAAAAAACAATACTTTTTAttcacatatttttctttttctaaatttttataatatttaagttttatttaatgtatttttattcacatttgccatgcatttaggcattttaattttcagatcaagatcatgttttttatttttttctttatattttttataatatttaagttttatttaatgttatattttccttaatattttgtttatgcttttcatttcctttactatacttatgttcttatgttgtttatttatgtttgtcttttttattatgtttagctaagtttattatgtcaagatgaaaaagtttcactaatggtgttagaataggtataatataaactcaaaatgaacttcaatgtttatatccaagaaagtttgttattagcatatcttatctttttatcttactaattcttaataccttgcttattaaatagttaatctagatttgtgttgtataaaacttgatacaacaaatgaTTGATACTTTCATAGctaaccatatggtataacctacatctgtgctatgaaaagaacttgatttgttgttaacataagttatcatcatgaattcctgacaatatttaaaagtttggtgttacttaaataagataattaatatgatcatgttaacaatttataataatctattaatgacaaatcatccgattggaacctcttttatgtggtttccaattaagtaataaaaagagtttatattacatttatttttgataccattagtggatgctctaaccttgacattttttttttcattgtttaatcctcacattaatcttacatctcaaagtcctctttaacttattattgttgttgttgttgttgttgttgtttgtaatttatatagttaacctctttgtggttcgacttcggtcttgccgggttatttattattttgacactCCTACATTTAGGataaaacatcaatcttttaatcATGTTAATCATAGTCGGTAGAATTGTTTTTTGCtggtttgattttgtatttttagatcattttttgaGTTTGTTaagtttataaattgattttttttatttagtaaagGAGTTTAGTAGGTGAAAATAGgttgaaaatagatttataaGGCAAACAAGCCCCTTGATTTTCTAGCCATCActattgtcgcacgtgtgcggcgttgCGGCGAAAATAATATCTATGTATTTGTATATGTTGTTTCCCATTTTAAATCTAGGaatgtaaatctatttttatgcGGGAAAtgtggggagacaagaaattcttgtctttaaTCGGTGAAAAATGGAacgggagtcgccacctagtattttggtcattaggaaccctaactggtctcagagattgggtacggggactggttgcgtaaagggaaggtattagcaccccaaatacgtcttacctaaggtaagctgcattgtttgattgtctgataaaatctaaggtattttcgtgttttcctagttgttggtctgtctatggttcaagaaaaatcctcctcggtaagaaggtctttatcttattgagtaaaaacctaaccgttctaacgtctatacccaaaactttattaataatatttaggaatacgttttacgtataaattcgtaatcccaaatactaaaagaaaacaaaaaagaaatttttttataatttttgaaatattggcctagttctcatggcttgaataaactggttattaaagcccaaatgcatgctaatacatatattgttttgaaaattttctttgttgagtgaaaatatgatgttataatatttatatatatatatatattggagagactgggccgtattttaaaacaaaaacaatttttttggaaaatattttttttttttttgcttttgatgaaaatcaggtatttttaatactgagcttgtatccttacggtataaaaatacagcccaatattaatccactttgaaaaaaatatgcaaaaaaaatcaacaacattttttaagatttttcaaaatatatatttttatttattatattttttatatatatacatatatacacccatatattataacatatcatataatatataatataaaaacaattcgggctgggccggcccaaataacgGGCCGAACTTAGCCCAACAAGGAAaggttgggccgaactcggcccaaccgAAAATTCTTCTTCAGTCTGGGCCAGGACCGGCCTAGACATGCaggggctgggccagcatcgggctggcccaacGTCTGCAGCCCAGCAAggggggaagaattaattttcttccccccgcctcctgcatgcctaactctgcatgcaggaggcaacgtCTGCaaacgaaggagaagaagaaaatttacctGGCGTTGAGGaggcggtgctgcggtggcgCGGCTCGTGGGCGGCGGCTCCGGGCGGTGTTGTTGTCGTTTCTAACGGCGGCGAGaagtttcttcctcttcccctttcttttttcttccgtTCTCAGTGGCTTTCTCCGCTTcggtttgtttttggttttcggTTTCGGTTTATTTGTTTTCGGTTCGTTGCTGCTCTCCCCTCTATTTCGTtcgttctttctctctcttcggtctcctctctctctcctcccttctttCGGGTCCTTCCTTCGGTTAGTTCTCTTATCGTTTTCTTCCCCCCGGGTCTCCTTCGTCCTTCCTCCTCTCGGTTCCCCCCCGCGTGCTGGCGTTCAGTCTCCATTTATAGGGGGCAAAGGGAGCGGGGCCTCATCATGGCTGTATGGGGAGCGGGGCACCGCCGGTCGGTTGGCCAGTGGGTGCGACTGGCAAGGCGCGGCTCCCCCGACTTTTCATCATGAGAGGGCGTGGGGTTTCGGGTTGTGGCAGGCGTTGGCGGAGGAGAGAGGCAGCagcatttaaagaaaaaaacaaaaatctttctctcttcccctgctgcacgtccaggggaagaagaaagaggaacagtgtctcaaaacgacaccgttccgagcttttcccttttttttttttttttttacatgaaacagCGTCGTTTTGaacaaaacgcgccgtttcatttaaatggcgcCAGCACGTCAActttcaaatcagccctcaattatattttgtacatttcaattgcatccctttcaatttccgtctccgcccctcttgttggccccgtttttcactttggtccttggtctctgatttatgcaatttgaccctcaattaatcaataaacttctaatttcttcaattaggcccctgaatcaattcaatacagccccctctatcttcgcgccttttccaaattggtccctggttttggattttcacaattaaacccctaattggccattaaacttcaacatttatgcaattaagcccctgatttgacctaataaattcctaaaaaatatattttggccccaaacttaaatttcttccaattaaagcccaaattgaacttaaaaatcaatttttcttgcaatcaaaccctctataaattcaattaaaaatccaattaagtccataaatctccaaatttggacttttctcctcaaaaaatcaaattttcttaccagggctctcatcattcaagaatatattgtcaaaaattcatctctgtatttttttaacctccttgactaattttttctgaccattttctgggcgcttcatgcctcttgttatttttctaacctcttttggctatttattttattttttatggggacccaaaaatgggttacaacagatgccccctctttataatgcttacggagcaggggttttgcgtagtaagttttataaagataaacccaaaacagaactcccgaaactgatctggttggAGCTTGATTGATGTGCAACTTtgtctttacaacaatcctcctcAGCCCAAAAAACTATGATCGAAACTTAGTCATCCCAAGATCCCTTCTGGCAATCTCTTTAAACCAAAATCTATAATTGTAGCTtactcaacttggaatcccatctgacgattctctttttttaaaaaaacatgaaatatgaggtcccatctggcgacctccaaatagcgaaacacgagatcccttctggcgatctccatcaatcaacttggaatcccatctggcgattccttttaacaaacatgaaatatgaggccccatctggcgacctccaaatagcgaaacacgagatcccttctggcgatctccatcaacttggaatcccatctggcgattccttttattcaaatctgaaatatgaggtcccttctagcgaccttcaaatagcgaaacacgagatcccttctggcgatctcctttaatcaactcggaatcctatctggcgattccttttaaccaacatttgaggtcccatctggcgaccttcaaatagcgaaacacgagatcccttctggcgatctcctttaatcaacttggaatcccatctggcgattccttttaaccaacatttgaggtcccatctggcgaccttcaaatagcgaaacacgagatcccttctggcgatctcctttaatcaacttggaatcccatctggcgattccttttaaccaacatttgaggtcccatctggcgaccttcaaatagcgaaacacgagatcccttctggcgatctccttgaacttggaatcccatctggcgattccttttaaccaacatttgAGGTCCTATCTGGAGACCTTCAAATAGcaaaacacgagatcccttctggcgatctccttccacttggaatcccatctggcgattccttttattcaaagctgaaatatgaggtcccttctggcgacctctttTGACCAATattgaaatacgagatcccttctggcgatctcaaacaacttggaatcccatctggcgattccttttattcaaagctgaaatatgaggtcccttctagcgacctctTTTGACCAATattgaaatacgagatcccttctggcgatctaaaacaacttggaatcccatctggcgattccttattaccaaagCTGATACTAATGTCGTTCTTCCCGATGACAGGGTctgaaactttgattttctctccttttgtttttttctaatggGTTTTTCTCGTTATTCCAGAATCAAGACCGTGATTCTTTGTTATCATCAACTccatgattctttcttcgtccacaatcttgTTGGATTACAATAAAGACTCCTCTTGTAAtgatccaaacaaaaaaaaatatgcatgcaatGATTTACGATTAGATACCATGCATgaattcgtacctggttttgaaacataggtcccatcatcatcttcttgtaTTTCATGAATCTCCCTCTCGccatgaacttgcttttgaagtcgcaTGCTAGATTCCTTTCTCGTGCTGCCTCTTTTTACCTATCATATATTTGAGAAGAAATCTTCGACTTTTTATAGTAgcctttttttctcaaaatgtatgacttgtcattgcctctttgtcatgcttttgtcaaatgctttatcttttttcaaatctatGGGCTCTCCTCCCGTTTTGAAAGATATATAAAACTTTTCaagaaatatcattttattgcccccagtgtggagtgtgatcctagtccgggtttttttataaatgagaaATTCATTCCATCTCGAACAGGATCACCAACGATAACTctttagagagtgaaaggataaatttttttttttttttcaaaatgcacactgttaggattgataaactctatttttatcttgaaagaaaattacaGGTGacttatcaattcattatgttatctAGAGGTAAGGTTGTACTTTcaagggtagcttttcttaaattttatctttgaccgatttatgatattttctttgtaaccactcaactttgtttaaaaattgcataatctcatcatttatttaaagaaaaggtgggctcaaagacaaacacaaaatctggctgacatcatgagccttgattgtcaactagagaaaataaaagcaaataaaagcaatgacaaaagcatgctatggaaaataaaatcggttaacattttgaaaactacaggAACTTCTTGGGTCACCCCGTTCTAAAACTTCTCTACTCGCGTAAaaaggtcttggcggagacttcttctagtgtgtggacaATCAACCGTAGCAGCGCTTCATCTTTTTCTCCCATGTGTTTCCTTGTCATCTCCTTCATTATTGACAATTCTTGACCAAGGATTTCCAACCCTTTATCCACTATTACTTGTGTCATGACTAGGcaatgattttgaattgatgttgggtgggtcttcaaatgacacccatcctatttTGATGAGCTCCAACAACCTTTTCTTGAAAGcgtagcacgtttcaagaccaTGCCCGgggataccagcatggtactcgcaagtcaactcgggcttgtaccagatagggaatggtggttgtagtggtaatgtGGGGATaagagctatttgtccaatgctcagtagtttgacatacatgtccttcaaaggcatgggtaagggtggtagttgttctgaaatgtatcttgtgtttggtctttggtggttgtcTTGGTTATTTGGCTGGttatttgctcgattaggggaaaaaagtTTGCTAAAGTTTATTTGGGCAACATGAggggtaggtatttgtgggatATATGAATCCATTGTCTTgccattggacccaccttcgaagttgttaacatgaccttccatttttcttccaacaaaaccCTTCGTTTGCAATGGCTCAGCTATACGTCCaactttaatcccttgctctattctttctgcTATGCGTACAGCATCATAAAAATGCTGAGTTGAGCTACCTATTAAATGCTCATAATATGGTGCCTTGAAGGTGTTGgcaaacaaagtcaccatctctgtttctattaaAGGGGGTTGGACATGCATTGCCTCATCCCTCCACCTTTGCGCATAGGCCCTTACCGACTCTTGGATCCTTTTCTCCATTGACATTAGACTTGTTCGATCGGGAGCGATTTCCATGttaaacttgtattgcttaaggaatgcctccaccAAGTCTTTCCAGCTCCTGATCCTGACACTATCTAACCTCATGTACCAGCTCAAAGCGGATCCTGCGAGGCTATCTTGGAAGAAATAAATTAGCATTTTATCATCGCGGATTACctctgccattttgttgcagtaagaTCGAAGATGAGTGTTTGGGCACTCCAAACCGGTGTACTTAATGAAATCGGGTATCCTAAAATCCTTAGGCACCACAATGTTCGGTACCAAACATACTTCGGCTGCTCGCATATGGTCAAACCAATCATTACCCTCAACTGCCCTTAATCTTTCTTCTAAAGCCCATAGTTTGTCATGGTCCATCAAACTAGGAGATCTATTATCCGGGGTTCTCTCCGCTGCTAAGTCAACAGTGATTGGAGGATTAGTTGGTTGGATAGGGGTGATAGGCACAAAATGCTGCTCATTGGT
This is a stretch of genomic DNA from Populus alba chromosome 11, ASM523922v2, whole genome shotgun sequence. It encodes these proteins:
- the LOC118055045 gene encoding probable WRKY transcription factor 65 is translated as MDRRFNINPLITEQEENDNSAQESGPESPPSNDMKMPSTSSTKRSKKAMQKRVVTAPIKDLEGSRLKGENASPPSDSWAWRKYGQKPIKGSPYPRGYYRCSSSKGCPARKQVERSKVDPRMLVITYSCEHNHPSPPPSRSNNHHKNHHNSSSPKHNTSTKPEGSTTQPDNTEPEYEEKFTDLGNDGSLISTTSDEFSWFGEIETTSSTILETPFFAEGEADADMASMFFPMGDEDESLFADLGELPECSSVFRHQRSGVGPQVQIC